A genomic segment from Lutibacter sp. A80 encodes:
- a CDS encoding tetratricopeptide repeat-containing sensor histidine kinase codes for MIKNITFLILGLIAFKSNAINNSDIIYSNKLENFSKKITDSTRISKLLDKAKLYYTKGKIDSAFNFYNEGLELARKSNIKSQIAEYLFNIATYYQDLYQYALAIEYYERALIHFEDLNQIKKVAEIKKQIGDNYSYLTEEDKAIDYYFKSLIHYRELKDQDGVADNYIGIGNLYYGNEHYDFAERYYNDALEIFTSLKDTLGIATSYTNLANATIDADINSNGVDYYFKSIDLQEALKDYEGVAINFNNIGDYYMTLNMYDEAKFYLNKALEKAIQLNTDKYLFALIYLNLSDLESTVKNYDKAIYYGNKSLEFCDKLGLQDFKMYNLKNLSTVYENIGNRSKALNYLKEYIALNDTIIKTNKRKKIILFTALNKLEESNFKINELSIKNENEKKIMYFLVIAIIIFGLLVIILILQQTSKKKAYNLLEFKNYQISRMHKEIKLQTNNLKLLNDTKDKIFSIIAHDLKNPFNSIIGFTELLIENIAVYDEEKQLKFLKIVKGSTTKASDLLNNLLIWANSQSGTINFNPVKIELIKQVSDVISLVEIQAINKEISIFNNVYHNLYINADVNMLNTILRNLLSNSIKFTKPGGEIYMSSIIEKTTVTIVIKDNGIGMSQETIDNLFSIDNKTSSIGTANEQGSGLGLILCKDFVEKHGGKIWAESTLNTGSMFMFSMPIYQD; via the coding sequence ATGATAAAAAATATTACTTTTTTAATTTTAGGATTAATTGCTTTTAAAAGTAATGCAATTAATAATAGTGATATTATTTATTCAAATAAATTAGAAAACTTTTCTAAAAAAATAACTGATTCTACTAGAATATCAAAACTTCTTGATAAAGCTAAACTGTATTATACTAAAGGAAAAATTGATTCAGCATTCAATTTTTATAACGAAGGTTTAGAATTAGCCAGAAAAAGTAATATTAAATCTCAAATAGCAGAATACCTTTTTAATATAGCAACGTATTACCAAGATCTGTATCAGTATGCTTTAGCTATTGAATACTATGAAAGAGCATTAATACATTTTGAAGATTTAAACCAAATAAAAAAAGTTGCAGAAATTAAAAAACAGATTGGTGATAATTATTCATATTTAACTGAAGAGGATAAAGCTATTGATTACTATTTTAAGTCTCTAATCCATTATCGTGAATTAAAAGATCAAGATGGTGTTGCAGATAATTATATTGGTATAGGTAATTTATATTATGGTAATGAGCACTATGATTTTGCCGAAAGGTATTATAACGATGCTTTAGAAATTTTCACAAGTCTAAAAGATACATTGGGTATTGCAACTAGTTATACAAATCTTGCAAATGCTACAATAGATGCAGATATAAACTCTAATGGTGTAGATTATTATTTTAAATCTATTGATTTACAAGAAGCTCTTAAAGATTATGAAGGCGTTGCAATTAATTTCAATAATATTGGAGATTATTATATGACGTTAAATATGTATGATGAGGCTAAATTTTATCTTAATAAAGCATTAGAAAAAGCCATTCAATTAAATACAGATAAATATTTATTTGCATTAATATATTTAAACCTTTCAGATTTAGAAAGCACTGTTAAAAATTATGATAAAGCAATTTATTATGGCAATAAAAGCCTTGAGTTTTGCGATAAATTAGGGTTACAGGACTTTAAAATGTATAATTTAAAAAATCTATCTACTGTTTATGAAAACATTGGGAACAGATCTAAAGCTTTAAACTATTTAAAGGAATATATTGCATTAAATGATACTATTATTAAAACAAATAAACGTAAGAAAATAATATTATTCACTGCTTTAAATAAACTAGAAGAATCTAATTTCAAAATTAATGAGCTTTCAATAAAAAATGAGAATGAGAAAAAGATAATGTACTTTTTAGTAATTGCAATAATTATTTTTGGGTTATTAGTAATTATATTGATTTTACAGCAAACATCTAAAAAGAAAGCATATAATTTATTAGAGTTTAAAAATTATCAAATAAGTAGAATGCATAAAGAAATTAAATTGCAAACTAATAATTTAAAATTATTAAATGATACTAAGGATAAAATTTTCTCAATTATAGCTCACGATTTAAAAAATCCATTTAATTCAATTATAGGTTTTACAGAGCTTTTAATTGAAAATATTGCTGTTTATGATGAGGAAAAGCAACTTAAATTTTTAAAAATTGTTAAGGGGTCAACAACAAAAGCATCAGATTTATTAAACAATTTACTAATTTGGGCAAACTCACAGTCTGGAACTATAAATTTTAACCCAGTTAAAATTGAATTGATAAAACAAGTATCAGATGTAATATCTTTAGTGGAAATTCAGGCAATAAATAAAGAAATTAGTATTTTTAATAATGTTTATCATAATTTATATATCAATGCCGATGTAAATATGCTAAATACAATTCTTAGAAATTTATTATCTAATTCAATTAAATTTACTAAACCTGGAGGTGAAATTTATATGAGTTCTATTATTGAAAAAACTACAGTTACAATAGTTATAAAAGATAATGGAATTGGAATGTCACAAGAAACAATCGATAACTTATTTTCCATAGATAATAAAACAAGTAGTATTGGAACAGCAAACGAGCAAGGTTCTGGACTAGGTTTAATACTTTGTAAAGATTTTGTAGAAAAGCATGGAGGTAAAATTTGGGCAGAAAGCACCTTAAATACAGGAAGTATGTTTATGTTT